The genomic segment AGTAGTTTCCACCTCTGTGACATTAGCCTAGCAATAACAGGCAGGCTCTAGTGATGCATGGGCTTGTAGGTTTACCCTTGGATATATTTCTGTACTGTGTGCCTCCTCTATTGTCACTGACATCTGGGTCAGCTCCGTCAGATGTTTGCTGGCCACTTTATTTATAAACTCGCATTTGCCCCTTCTGGTGACATTAGACATGGACAGGTCAGGCAAGGTTTTATAATGCAGAGTGGTACAGCAGGTCGGGTTGGGTATGGTTTACATGTCTATAAATCACACCTGAGAGCATTGAGCACATATTCCATCCAGAGTGGATGTACTCAAAGGAGAGCTGGGATTGTATTTGACTGTATTATTTCCGTTTTTTTTAGATTCAGCAAGATGGTGTTACCCTGGAGTACAACGACTACTCTTGGAACAAGGTGATGTATTGATTTTGATTATACCACAGTATATTGTAAAGAGTAAAGGTCCAAGCTTTGTACAGAGACCCCCTTAATCACAGAACAAGGTTACCAGGGTGTTGCCATTCAGCCATAGTTAAAAGAATATTTAGGTTTTTTACCCCACATTTTCACCCTCAAGCTGAGATTTCAGGTTTACATTTAGGATAATATGAATTTTCCCCTTACTGGCATTCAGGTGTAGCCACTGCTACTGCAGTGGGACCAACCAAACAGTTCAGGAACCACTGTTTtagacaaaaaaagtaaataaactaCTTTTGAAGTAAAATTTTAATTAACCATTTGTTTAGATGTTAGGACCAGTAGCCCCAGTCAGATTTAATGGCAGCTTCTCATTTAATCACATGACAACAGAATGAAGATCTGTCTATTATTAAAATGATAGGAGTTGTAATTGACTCCTGGCGGAGTTGCCATTTTAAGCTCTCTTGTACAATTGCATCTCCTGTCTGTGTGGTGGTACTGGATCCGTCTCACTCGTTATTTTTCAGATTGCCAATGTTCTGTACATAGAGGCTCCAGCTGGTGTGGGCTTTTCGTATTCTGATGATAAAAACTACAAGACAAATGACACAGAGGTATAGTGGGCAGactactattatatatatatatatatatatatatatactcaaaacTTTCTGCTGTTTTACCCTCTTTCTTACTTCCTCCGTTATCTCCTTCAGGTTGCTCACAATAACTACCTGGCACTGAAACAGTTTTTCCAGCTGTATCCTCAGTTCAGTAAAAATGACTTTTACATAACAGGGGAGAGCTATGGAGGAGTGTATGTACCGTCTCTGGCTGTCGAGGTTTCTCAGGACTCCAGTATAAACCTTAAGGTGAGGGTCATAATGAATTTCTCGGGCAGCAGAGGTTTGCATTGCAGTTTTCTTTGCTGATGATTATCCATCTGCTCATTAGCTGATGTATCTGCCTGTTCAACTATATCTAAGTATTTGCAGGTATATTACTTGAgtctcatttgtttatttttattttaggggaTCGCTGTGGGGAACGGACTAAGCAGCTATGAGAATAATGACAACTCATTGATTTTCTTTGCTTATTACCATGGAATTTTGGGCAGCCAGTAAGGAAATGTTCCATATTTTCCACTCTTtataatgtgttgtttttttctacctccccaccccccaaaaaagcaCAGATTAAGAACAGACATCCTCTGTCCATTCATATTTTTAACCTCAACCCAATTAGTTGTTTGCAAGGACTTGTACTTCTGTAATATCTGTTATACTGCAGGTTGATCTTCCCTGGTATATAATCTCTCACTCCCATCCCATTGGCAAGATGTGTGTTGCTTACGCTATGCTTAGATTCCATTGTATCATGCTCCCATTTGTTCCTGATTCTCTCCTAGCCAAATTGATTTCCATTAGCTATGTCATGGAAGATTGTAGCTAATTGTGGCATACATTCTCCCTGTTCTAACCTATACCAGCTAAATTTTTTCTTCCCCATACCCTTTAAATGCTGGAACCTCTTGGCAGTTATTTCCGTGCACATTTCCTGGTCTCTGTACAGCAGTACACTGGTCTGGTGTGCTCCGGACTCATTTGTTTGACCTGTAACTGTTATTTCTCCCTTTCTGTAGGCTGTGGTCTGGATTACAGACATATTGCTGCACAAAGGGATCCTGCCAGTTCTATAACAATCCAGATGGGAACTGCTCTCTCCTGGTAAGAGTGTGCTCCTGGGAATGGGTTAAAATGAAATGCATCAGTCCACGTGACCTGTAGCAGGGTCTCATGGACTGCAGAGATATTTGCAGAGTGGTAGAACTGAGTCTGTTTGTCTTTAGGATTATAGAGGAATTAGGCAGAACAAACATGGCCACCAGTGTGTTCCACACATTCTGTATTTCTAGGTACAAGAGGCCATGCATGATGTGTACAGTACAGGACTGAATATTTACAATCTCTATGAGTCCTGCCCTGGAGGGGCCCCAGGGGAGGTCAAGTAAGTAATTTCTACCTTTTATTATTTGGAATGAAGAATGGCTGCTTTCTTCTGGAGAGGTAAGAAAAGACACCCACAAATGCTGATAGATTGTCCTTATCTCCAGGGATAATGGTGATCATATAATTGTGTACCATCCAGGGATGATTTCTCCTCAACTACTCAAACACTGGAACAAGGTAGGCACATTAAACGTTTTGTTTTATGTCAGTGAAGAGCGAGATTAAACCCTTGTTCAGTGCTCAAAAAATGAAGCGCTTAcaaggaagtttttttttgtttttactgtttattAATTTCAGATCCCTTTCCTTATTCCCCTTGGTCCATGTGACCTGTAGCCATGCATATTTATGCTGGATAACATGCAAACTCTGAATTTAGAATTGTTCTAATGTATTGCATTGCTTCATGACCTTCCCTTAAAGGAAATAATGTGCTGTAGTTCTATTCATATAAAGTGATGTTGGTTTATTAActataactgtatttataaagttcaaatatattccacagcactgtacaataaaaatagttcaaaaatagtttttttgttttttttcgtgTTTCACAAGAAGCACTTCCAAATGTGACTTTATTCCAGTGTTTGATAATGACTGTCCCTGACttgttctttctttctctctgtctggTGCAGAAGTTGCTATCTCTTTCACTTGTACAGAAACCAATACGATTGGACCCCCCATGCGTAAACAGCACAGCTTCCCGTATCTTCCTGAACAATGGGCTTGTTAGGCTAGCCCTCCACATTCCTCCAAGTGTGCAGCAGTGGGAGGTCTGCAGGTATGCAGAGTTATGGGGAGGCCACTGTGATATTCTGGAGTGGAAAATGCATGTAATTTTTTTAGCATTAAAGAATTGGAACTTGATCTTTTaagaacaattcagtgtaaaaataaaaactggataaataggctgtgcaaaataaaataattcgtcaaaaatgtaatgtataaaggctggagtgagcggatggctaacagaacagaatactacttcctgcttttagctttctaactctgagttagtgacttgaaggggg from the Xenopus laevis strain J_2021 chromosome 9_10L, Xenopus_laevis_v10.1, whole genome shotgun sequence genome contains:
- the ctsa.L gene encoding cathepsin A L homeolog precursor, translated to MDLFLRCFLLLGALSVVACYAADEITYMPGLPKQPSFRQYSGFLNVSDGKHLHYWFVESQKDPSTNPLVLWLNGGPGCSSLDGLLTEHGPFLIQQDGVTLEYNDYSWNKIANVLYIEAPAGVGFSYSDDKNYKTNDTEVAHNNYLALKQFFQLYPQFSKNDFYITGESYGGVYVPSLAVEVSQDSSINLKGIAVGNGLSSYENNDNSLIFFAYYHGILGSQLWSGLQTYCCTKGSCQFYNNPDGNCSLLVQEAMHDVYSTGLNIYNLYESCPGGAPGEVKDNGDHIIVYHPGMISPQLLKHWNKKLLSLSLVQKPIRLDPPCVNSTASRIFLNNGLVRLALHIPPSVQQWEVCSYDVYSTYGRIYQSMKDHYLKLLSTMKYRILVYNGDVDMACNFLGDQWFVDSLQQKLQVQRRPWLYNEGGQQQIGGFVKEFSNLSFLTIKGAGHMVPTDKPNAAFIMFSRFLQNEPF